In Erigeron canadensis isolate Cc75 chromosome 1, C_canadensis_v1, whole genome shotgun sequence, a single window of DNA contains:
- the LOC122585764 gene encoding aquaporin TIP1-3-like — translation MPPIHRQLVDRVAIGRYQDELTHPGAIKTFVAEFISALIFVFAGQGSGMAYGKLTDGGPPTPSGLVAAALSHALGLFVAVSISANISGGHVNPAVTFGAFVGGNITLLRAIGYIIAQLLGSVVACLLLFFSTGGLTTSGFALSEGVSVWNALVFEIVMTFGLVYTVYATAIDPKKGDIGIIAPLAIGLIVGANILAGGAFTGASMNPAVAFGPAVVSLDFGCHWIYWAGPLIGGGIAGALYELVFITRTGHEPLPGSDF, via the exons ATGCCACCAATCCACCGCCAGCTAGTTGACCGTGTAGCCATTGGTCGCTACCAAGATGAGCTCACACACCCAGGTGCCATCAAGACATTTGTGGCAGAGTTCATAAGTGCGCTTATATTTGTGTTTGCAGGACAAGGTTCAGGAATGGCTTATGGGAAGCTGACTGATGGTGGGCCACCTACACCTTCTGGGCTAGTTGCGGCTGCACTTTCTCATGCTTTGGGCTTGTTTGTGGCGGTATCCATTAGTGCCAATATATCTGGTGGACATGTGAACCCGGCTGTTACTTTTGGGGCCTTTGTTGGTGGTAACATTACTTTGCTCCGTGCCATCGGTTACATCATTGCCCAGCTTCTTGGTTCCGTTGTTGCTTGCTTGCTTCTCTTTTTCTCAACTGGCGGTTTG ACGACAAGCGGATTCGCATTGAGCGAGGGTGTATCCGTATGGAACGCCCTTGTGTTCGAGATCGTCATGACTTTTGGGCTAGTCTACACCGTCTACGCCACTGCCATCGACCCTAAAAAGGGTGATATCGGCATCATTGCACCCTTGGCAATCGGTTTAATTGTGGGTGCCAACATTCTAGCTGGTGGTGCATTTACTGGTGCCTCCATGAACCCCGCTGTAGCCTTTGGGCCTGCTGTGGTTAGTTTGGACTTTGGATGCCACTGGATTTACTGGGCTGGGCCCCTTATTGGTGGTGGGATCGCTGGAGCTCTGTATGAGCTCGTCTTCATTACCCGCACCGGACATGAGCCATTGCCAGGGTCCGATTTCTAA
- the LOC122586114 gene encoding protein SOSEKI 3, with protein MEGRVRKYGNNQHHQLSPDRAKVWKERSPKYHQRQPEVEPENELECKGRKVPVVYYLCRNRQLEHPHFIEVPLASSEGLFLRDVIEKLNGLRGRGMASMYAWSCKRSYKNGFVWHDLCEDDLILPANGNEYVLKGSELVDEANSGRFTPVKLQSLKQLPEPPSARSQDDSSSSTSLSGRETKNSQDDELSPPVRLSSSSGVSPESRGGKSTTSNGCLSVMEYKIYKSDGLADASTQTEENIRANKARETCTRGVSTDDVTLEALKNESSQNHPPCANDNSEIQIDPSPPSTSSAGSSGGKTETLESLIKADASKFSSFRRLDEGQMPVNTKLRATEMLMQLISCGSISVKDHSFGLIPSYKPRFSDSKFPSPLFSTSVMLGELDCLPDNPKFMSMRLEDKEYFSGSLVETNMMKEEGVPALKRSSSYNADRTNNGDHVLDKEATTTRTKCIPRSLKVSLSRHPKSESMRSPISDGPRISSGAGPSSRIVSPCPSNCSSKRMTGQCSSKKQSGRLESFREEKDNVIKIEERLASGARVIIHSEAPYETEGGLP; from the exons ATGGAGGGAAGAGTGAGGAAGTATGGGAACAATCAGCATCACCAATTGAGTCCAGATAGAGCTAAAGTATGGAAGGAAAGGTCTCCCAAGTACCACCAACGCCAGCCGGAAGTCGAGCCGGAGAACGAATTGGAATGCAAGGGTCGAAAAGTACCGGTGGTGTATTATCTGTGCCGAAATCGACAGCTTGAGCATCCGCATTTTATCGAAGTGCCCCTCGCGTCGTCCGAAGGTCTTTTCTTGAGAG ATGTGATTGAGAAGCTTAATGGTTTGAGAGGAAGGGGTATGGCTTCTATGTATGCCTGGTCTTGCAAGAG GAGCTACAAGAATGGATTTGTATGGCATGATCTTTGTGAAGACGACTTGATTCTTCCGGCCAATGGGAACGAATATGTCCTCAAAGGTTCTGAGCTTGTTGATGAAGCTAATTCAG GGCGTTTTACTCCTGTAAAGTTGCAGAGTTTAAAACAATTACCAGAACCACCGTCTGCAAGGAGTCAGGATGACTCATCTTCGTCAACAAGCTTGAGCGGAAGAGAGACTAAAAATTCTCAGGATGATGAACTATCTCCTCCTGTTCGCCTTTCTAGTTCGTCTGGTGTGTCCCCAGAGTCTAGAGGTGGGAAAAGCACAACATCAAATGGTTGTCTTAGCGTCATGGAATACAAGATCTACAAAAGTGATGGTCTTGCTGATGCTTCCACTCAAACAGAGGAAAACATTAGAGCTAATAAAGCTCGAGAAACCTGCACACGTGGGGTTTCAACTGATGACGTGACATTAGAAGCTTTAAAAAACGAGTCTTCTCAAAACCATCCCCCTTGTGCTAATGATAATTCTGAAATACAAATAGATCCATCCCCTCCATCGACATCCAGTGCAGGATCATCTGGTGGAAAAACCGAGACCTTGGAGTCTCTAATTAAAGCTGATGCTAGTAAATTCAGTAGTTTTAGAAGACTAGACGAAGGTCAAATGCCAGTCAATACAAAGCTCAGGGCTACAGAAATGCTAATGCAACTGATCTCGTGTGGGTCAATATCGGTTAAAGATCACAGCTTTGGCCTAATTCCATCTTACAAGCCAAGATTCTCGGATTCAAAATTTCCATCACCATTATTCTCGACATCTGTAATGTTGGGCGAGCTTGATTGCTTGCCAGATAATCCAAAGTTTATGAGCATGAGGTTAGAAGACAAGGAATACTTCAGTGGGAGTTTAGTGGAGACAAATATGATGAAAGAAGAAGGCGTGCCAGCCCTAAAAAGATCATCTTCTTACAATGCTGACAG GACTAATAATGGCGATCACGTTTTAGATAAAGAAGCAACAACAACTCGCACAAAGTGCATACCAAGATCACTTAAGGTCTCACTCAGTAGACACCCAAAAAGTGAATCAATGAGATCCCCGATTTCTGATGGTCCAAGAATCTCATCTGGGGCAGGCCCTAGTTCAAGAATTGTATCACCGTGTCCCTCCAACTGCAGTAGCAAAAGAATGACAGGGCAATGCTCGTCGAAGAAACAATCTGGCAGATTAGAGTCTTTCCGGGAAGAGAAGGACAATGTGATCAAAATTGAAGAAAG GCTTGCTTCTGGAGCTCGGGTTATCATCCACTCGGAAGCACCTTATGAAACTGAAG GTGGTTTACCATGA